A single genomic interval of Methylobacterium bullatum harbors:
- a CDS encoding Aminopeptidase T, whose amino-acid sequence MTTSIGADTTPLSFDERIGRLAEVAVRIGLGLKHGQELVMTAPLEAAPFARAITTEAYKAGASLVTTFYSDDAATLARFAHAPDDAFDTAAGWLYSGMAEAFRNGAARLAIAGDDPSLLAGQDAQKVARANRSRSKAYVPALELIANFSTNWTIVSAATRPWARTVFPDCPEDEALARLWDAIFAASRVDGGDPVGQWRAHNDALHARTKILNQHRFAAVRFQGPDTDLTVGLADDHEWCGGASVSRSGILCNANIPTEEVFTTPHKSRVDGYVASTKPLSYQGTLIDGIRVRFEKGRIVEATARTGGDVLARVLDTDEGSRCLGEVALVPASSAISASGLLFYNTLYDENAASHIALGQAYSKCFRNGGEGFSEDDLAARGANRSLIHIDWMIGSADIDVDGLTAEGRTVPVMRAGEWIG is encoded by the coding sequence ATGACGACAAGCATTGGGGCTGACACGACACCCCTCTCCTTCGATGAGCGGATCGGCCGCCTCGCCGAGGTGGCGGTTCGAATTGGGCTCGGGCTGAAGCATGGCCAGGAACTGGTGATGACGGCGCCGCTCGAAGCCGCGCCCTTCGCCCGCGCGATTACCACCGAGGCCTACAAGGCCGGCGCGTCCCTGGTGACAACCTTCTATTCCGACGATGCCGCAACCCTGGCTCGCTTCGCTCACGCGCCCGACGACGCGTTCGATACTGCGGCGGGCTGGCTTTACAGCGGCATGGCAGAAGCGTTCCGCAACGGGGCCGCGAGGCTGGCGATCGCCGGAGATGATCCATCGTTGCTGGCCGGGCAGGATGCGCAGAAGGTCGCCCGCGCCAATCGCTCGCGCTCGAAGGCCTATGTGCCGGCCCTCGAACTTATCGCCAACTTCTCCACTAACTGGACGATCGTTTCGGCAGCGACCCGCCCCTGGGCGCGGACCGTCTTCCCGGATTGCCCCGAGGACGAAGCGCTGGCACGCCTGTGGGACGCGATCTTCGCTGCGTCCCGTGTCGACGGAGGCGATCCGGTGGGCCAGTGGAGGGCGCATAACGATGCTCTCCACGCTCGCACTAAAATCCTCAATCAGCATCGTTTCGCGGCTGTGCGTTTTCAAGGGCCCGATACCGATCTCACCGTTGGCCTCGCTGACGATCACGAATGGTGCGGCGGTGCCTCCGTCTCGCGCAGCGGCATCCTGTGCAATGCCAATATTCCCACCGAAGAGGTGTTCACCACGCCGCACAAGTCGCGGGTGGACGGCTATGTGGCGAGCACCAAGCCCCTTTCTTACCAGGGCACGCTGATCGACGGCATCCGGGTTCGGTTCGAAAAAGGGCGTATCGTCGAGGCGACGGCTCGCACGGGAGGCGACGTCCTCGCCCGCGTGCTCGACACGGACGAGGGTTCCCGCTGTCTCGGCGAGGTCGCCCTGGTGCCGGCCTCGTCGGCCATTTCGGCGTCCGGACTGCTGTTCTACAACACCCTGTACGACGAGAACGCCGCAAGCCACATCGCCCTGGGGCAGGCCTACAGCAAATGTTTCCGCAACGGTGGTGAAGGCTTTAGTGAGGACGACCTCGCGGCACGTGGCGCAAACCGCAGCCTGATTCATATCGATTGGATGATCGGCTCTGCCGACATTGATGTCGACGGACTTACCGCCGAAGGGCGTACGGTACCGGTGATGCGTGCGGGGGAATGGATCGGTTGA
- a CDS encoding putative FAD-linked oxidoreductase, whose translation MSASADLLFRLVGRLGEKYVLTAPADIAPHLVEWRGLFRGSAIAVVRPADTGEVAFVVAACAQAGIAIVAQGGNTGLVGGGVPQGGIVLSLSRLSRIRAIDRLSASITVEAGALLAEVQAAADVEEMLFPLSLPSEGSCTIGGNLATNAGGTGVLAYGNTRDLVLGLEVVLADGRVWNGLKALRKNNAGYDLKHLFVGSEGTLGIITAAVLKLYPKPSSRVVGFAGLSSPHAALTLFDKLKRTAGRDLTAFEYIPRFGLDIVLKHRPGFLRPLPGDHTAYALVEMATTRTGPEALDCIATALAASIEDGLVEDAVIGSSETQNASLWALRENLSDVQSLEGGSIKHDVSVPLSRLADFLDTAIAACEAEMPGLRVCAFGHFGDGNIHFNLSQPLGMEKTAFLRQWGRFNRIVHDIVHHMGGSIAAEHGIGLIKRDELGLYGDPVGLDLMRRVKLALDPHDLLNPGKVVAMSANPPLTVPPE comes from the coding sequence GTGAGCGCTTCCGCCGATCTCCTTTTTCGTCTCGTCGGTCGGTTGGGGGAAAAGTATGTCCTCACGGCGCCCGCGGACATCGCACCTCATCTCGTGGAATGGCGCGGCCTCTTCCGGGGGAGCGCAATCGCCGTCGTCCGTCCGGCCGATACCGGTGAGGTCGCCTTCGTCGTCGCGGCCTGCGCCCAAGCTGGAATCGCAATCGTCGCCCAGGGCGGCAATACCGGACTGGTGGGGGGCGGCGTGCCACAGGGCGGGATCGTCCTATCCCTGAGTCGTCTCTCCCGCATTCGCGCCATCGACCGCCTGAGTGCCAGCATCACTGTCGAAGCCGGCGCCCTGCTCGCCGAGGTTCAGGCGGCCGCTGACGTGGAGGAAATGCTGTTCCCCCTTTCACTGCCTTCGGAAGGGTCATGCACGATCGGCGGGAACCTCGCGACCAATGCCGGCGGGACCGGCGTCCTCGCCTACGGCAATACGCGCGATCTCGTGCTCGGCCTCGAAGTAGTGCTGGCCGACGGCCGAGTTTGGAACGGGTTGAAGGCGCTGCGTAAGAACAATGCGGGCTACGACCTGAAACACCTGTTCGTCGGATCGGAAGGGACCCTGGGAATCATCACCGCGGCGGTGCTGAAGCTCTATCCCAAGCCCTCGTCGCGGGTGGTCGGCTTCGCTGGCTTGTCGTCCCCACACGCAGCTCTGACCCTGTTCGATAAGTTGAAGCGGACGGCCGGACGGGATCTCACGGCATTCGAGTACATTCCGCGCTTCGGCCTCGACATCGTGCTGAAACATAGGCCTGGATTTCTGCGCCCACTCCCCGGCGACCATACTGCCTACGCGCTTGTCGAGATGGCCACGACGCGCACCGGGCCGGAGGCTTTGGACTGCATTGCGACGGCGCTCGCTGCTTCCATTGAGGATGGCCTCGTTGAGGATGCAGTCATCGGATCGAGCGAGACGCAGAATGCGAGCTTGTGGGCGCTCCGCGAAAACCTGTCCGACGTTCAGTCACTCGAAGGCGGTTCGATCAAGCACGACGTCTCGGTGCCGCTCTCGCGTCTCGCCGACTTCCTGGATACGGCGATCGCAGCCTGCGAAGCAGAAATGCCGGGCCTACGCGTCTGCGCGTTCGGGCATTTCGGCGACGGTAACATTCACTTCAACCTCAGCCAGCCCCTCGGCATGGAGAAGACCGCTTTCCTCAGGCAATGGGGCCGCTTCAACAGGATTGTTCACGACATTGTGCACCATATGGGCGGGTCCATCGCCGCCGAGCATGGCATCGGTCTGATCAAGCGAGACGAACTGGGGCTTTACGGCGATCCAGTGGGCCTGGACCTGATGCGTCGGGTCAAGCTCGCTTTAGATCCGCACGATCTCCTGAACCCCGGGAAGGTCGTCGCAATGTCGGCAAACCCACCTCTGACGGTTCCGCCCGAATAG